The following are encoded together in the Sinorhizobium terangae genome:
- a CDS encoding ABC transporter permease, protein MNAMTERLIQLCLLTVILGGWQLGVAAGVIDVFFFPAPVDIFNQVISWVTDTDFYRHVTITLTETVLGYLIGTGLGVAAGVWLGLSRRTARILDPFIKGLNAIPRVVLAPIFVLWLGLGLWSKVALAVTLVFFVTFFNAMQGVREVNPVVLSNARILGAKRSDLLRHVYFPAAASWILSSLRTSVGFAVVGAIIGEYLGASAGLGYLIAQAEGNFDAVGVFAGIIILAIFVLIIDSLLDVVEKRLIKWRPSAGERPA, encoded by the coding sequence ATGAACGCCATGACTGAACGTTTGATCCAGCTCTGCCTCCTGACCGTCATTCTCGGCGGCTGGCAACTTGGCGTCGCTGCCGGTGTGATCGATGTCTTTTTCTTCCCGGCACCGGTAGACATCTTCAACCAGGTCATATCCTGGGTGACCGACACCGATTTCTATCGCCATGTGACGATCACGCTGACAGAGACCGTGCTCGGTTATCTCATCGGCACAGGCCTTGGCGTCGCTGCCGGCGTCTGGCTCGGACTTAGCCGCAGGACGGCTCGCATTCTCGATCCATTCATCAAGGGTCTGAACGCGATCCCGCGCGTCGTCCTCGCGCCGATCTTCGTGCTGTGGCTCGGTCTCGGCCTCTGGTCGAAGGTGGCACTCGCCGTAACGCTCGTCTTTTTCGTGACGTTCTTCAACGCCATGCAGGGCGTGCGTGAGGTGAACCCGGTCGTTCTGTCGAATGCCCGCATTCTCGGGGCAAAGCGGTCGGACCTTTTGCGCCACGTCTATTTTCCGGCCGCGGCAAGCTGGATCCTGTCCTCGCTGCGCACCTCCGTCGGCTTCGCGGTCGTTGGCGCCATCATAGGTGAGTATCTCGGCGCCTCTGCCGGTCTCGGCTACCTGATCGCTCAGGCCGAAGGAAACTTCGATGCAGTCGGCGTATTTGCCGGCATCATCATACTGGCAATCTTCGTGCTGATCATCGACAGCCTTCTCGACGTGGTCGAAAAAAGGCTGATCAAATGGCGGCCGAGCGCTGGCGAGCGTCCCGCCTGA
- a CDS encoding aldo/keto reductase, which produces MRFTRRSVLQGLALAASLPAMGHSSHAEPAGAIRKVIPSSGEEIPAIGLGTWITFNVGDDPLLKDECAAVMAAFFEGGGRMIDSSPMYGSSQPTIGYGLKKLGYPDRLFSAEKVWISDPASGAEQIEASRAHWGVEKFDLMQVHNLVSWEDHLPMLFEMKAKAQLRYVGISSSEGRRHREIERIMASEPIDFVQVTYNILDREAEERILPLAREKGIAVIVNRPFRQGSLIRQLDDEPLPEWVGETGARSWAQFLLKFIISHPAVTCAIPATTRVDHVRENLEAGGGVLPDETMRRRMVDYVEAL; this is translated from the coding sequence ATGAGGTTCACACGGCGAAGCGTCCTTCAGGGACTTGCATTGGCTGCATCATTGCCGGCGATGGGTCACTCGTCGCACGCCGAGCCTGCCGGCGCGATCCGCAAGGTGATCCCGTCGAGTGGCGAGGAAATACCGGCGATCGGACTCGGAACCTGGATCACCTTCAACGTCGGCGATGATCCGCTGCTGAAGGACGAGTGCGCCGCCGTGATGGCTGCCTTCTTCGAGGGCGGCGGACGCATGATCGATTCCTCTCCCATGTACGGGTCCTCGCAACCGACCATCGGCTACGGTCTTAAGAAGCTCGGATATCCCGATCGCCTGTTTTCGGCCGAGAAGGTCTGGATTTCCGATCCGGCAAGCGGGGCGGAACAGATCGAAGCCTCTCGCGCCCATTGGGGCGTTGAGAAATTTGATCTCATGCAGGTCCACAATCTCGTTTCCTGGGAAGATCATCTGCCGATGCTGTTCGAGATGAAGGCAAAGGCGCAGCTGCGTTATGTCGGCATCAGCAGCTCGGAAGGACGCCGACATCGGGAAATCGAACGCATCATGGCGAGCGAGCCCATCGATTTCGTGCAGGTCACCTACAACATCCTCGATCGTGAGGCGGAGGAGCGCATCCTGCCCCTGGCGCGGGAGAAAGGCATCGCGGTCATCGTCAACCGACCGTTCCGCCAGGGCAGCTTGATCCGGCAGCTCGACGACGAACCCTTGCCCGAATGGGTTGGCGAGACCGGGGCGCGGAGTTGGGCGCAGTTCCTGCTCAAGTTCATCATCTCGCATCCGGCCGTCACCTGCGCCATACCGGCGACGACCCGCGTCGACCATGTGCGCGAGAATCTCGAAGCCGGCGGCGGCGTGCTGCCTGACGAGACGATGCGGCGGCGCATGGTCGACTATGTGGAGGCGTTGTGA
- a CDS encoding DUF930 domain-containing protein codes for MPTSVALHLTVAFLLLFQLPEATPEPAKEQSVNVELVPPPSPKPAEKPQTEPAKSTATPSAAQPQVFESASVRAEVKEAQRPPQGPSDAQDVPKVVEQPRPTAPATETAREMPEPKPAPPVLATPQPDAATQEGEAEAASLESVPVPAQKPLPETAEKQQSSEPAGAKVEQKSDELVPAKELFSPNALSNPRIKQALGKLPVKARVAQICSIEALEQIRNQRPGTFPDMLARAGTISTSAVTAIGSAYRSKANWYNVDFKCEVDAEATSVVSFSFAIGGAVPKSEWNARRLPLN; via the coding sequence ATGCCGACGTCGGTTGCCCTGCATCTGACCGTCGCGTTCCTGTTGCTTTTCCAGCTGCCCGAAGCAACGCCGGAACCGGCGAAAGAGCAGAGCGTCAACGTCGAACTGGTTCCGCCGCCGTCCCCGAAGCCGGCAGAAAAGCCGCAGACGGAGCCTGCGAAATCAACCGCCACCCCATCCGCCGCGCAGCCGCAGGTCTTCGAATCCGCGTCAGTGCGCGCCGAAGTAAAGGAAGCGCAGCGGCCGCCGCAAGGCCCGAGTGACGCACAGGACGTTCCGAAAGTCGTCGAACAGCCGAGGCCGACGGCACCGGCGACAGAGACCGCGCGCGAAATGCCTGAGCCCAAACCGGCGCCGCCGGTGCTGGCGACACCGCAACCGGATGCGGCGACCCAAGAGGGCGAGGCGGAAGCGGCGTCCCTTGAAAGCGTGCCGGTTCCCGCGCAAAAGCCACTGCCGGAAACGGCGGAGAAACAGCAGTCCTCGGAGCCGGCAGGCGCCAAAGTCGAACAGAAATCCGACGAGCTCGTGCCGGCGAAAGAACTCTTTTCGCCAAATGCGCTGTCGAACCCGCGCATCAAGCAGGCGCTTGGCAAGCTCCCCGTCAAGGCACGCGTCGCGCAGATCTGCAGCATCGAGGCGCTGGAGCAGATCCGCAACCAGAGGCCGGGTACTTTCCCGGATATGCTCGCCCGCGCCGGAACTATTTCGACTTCGGCGGTTACCGCCATAGGCAGCGCCTACCGGAGCAAGGCGAACTGGTACAACGTCGACTTCAAATGCGAGGTCGACGCCGAGGCGACATCGGTGGTTTCCTTCAGTTTTGCCATCGGTGGCGCAGTGCCGAAAAGCGAGTGGAATGCGCGCCGACTGCCGCTGAATTGA
- a CDS encoding ABC transporter ATP-binding protein yields the protein MSLAVVKPVPHAVGGQTPKAMVSIDAVTMSFGAYVAVQDVNLTVADGEFLAIVGPTGCGKSTILNAIAGLLKPAAGTVSIDGAAVKGVQNAIGYLFQQDALLPWKTALENVELGPMFKGVDASERRQRSMAWLAKVGLKGFEHRYPHQLSGGQRIRVQMAQALITGPKVILMDEPFSALDIHTRHLMQNELLRLWQEERRAVVMITHDLEEAIALGDRVVVLAAGPRSRVIDSFTVDLDRPREVAEIKLDPRFMDLYRNIWASLRGEVEKSYERHD from the coding sequence ATGTCGTTGGCTGTCGTGAAACCCGTGCCGCATGCTGTCGGCGGGCAAACGCCCAAGGCGATGGTGTCGATCGATGCGGTCACCATGTCATTCGGCGCCTATGTCGCCGTTCAGGATGTCAATCTCACGGTTGCCGATGGCGAATTTCTCGCGATCGTCGGCCCGACCGGCTGCGGCAAAAGCACAATCCTCAACGCGATCGCCGGCCTCCTGAAGCCTGCGGCCGGTACGGTCTCGATCGACGGTGCGGCGGTCAAAGGCGTTCAGAACGCTATCGGATATCTCTTCCAGCAGGATGCGCTGCTTCCGTGGAAAACGGCGTTGGAGAACGTCGAGCTGGGTCCGATGTTCAAGGGCGTTGACGCTTCCGAACGTCGTCAGCGATCCATGGCCTGGCTCGCCAAGGTCGGTCTCAAGGGTTTCGAGCACCGCTATCCGCATCAGTTGTCGGGTGGCCAGCGCATACGCGTCCAGATGGCCCAGGCGCTGATTACCGGCCCAAAGGTCATTCTGATGGACGAACCGTTTTCGGCGCTTGATATCCACACGCGTCATCTGATGCAGAATGAACTCTTGCGCCTGTGGCAGGAGGAGCGGCGCGCCGTCGTGATGATCACACATGACCTCGAAGAGGCCATCGCGCTCGGTGACCGCGTCGTGGTTCTGGCAGCCGGGCCGCGCAGTCGCGTCATCGACAGCTTCACGGTCGACCTCGACCGGCCGCGCGAGGTGGCGGAAATCAAGCTCGATCCACGCTTCATGGATCTTTATCGCAACATCTGGGCGTCACTGCGCGGCGAAGTGGAGAAAAGCTATGAACGCCATGACTGA